From the Pseudoxanthobacter soli DSM 19599 genome, one window contains:
- a CDS encoding alpha/beta fold hydrolase — MTGSLWQAFTGFGAMAFGPFGMSMTTAWLRQRIEREFPPVGTFLPVGGLDLHVVDLPGKDANAPTIVVLHGTASSLRDPLAALGADLEGRARVIFIDRPGHGYTADEAGAYAGLADQADLVAQLLDALGIERAVLLGHSFGGSVAAAFTVQHADRAAGAVLVAPATHPWDDGFAWSRGLMEAPVVGAFLTDTLATPLALSMLDSSVAQVFAPEPVPPGLVDATGAPLAVRPEAMRATNREVTTLNERLAALTPLYAGIRVPVTVIAGDADHVVPIEQHARRFAALVPEARLVTLKGAGHMLHHTNTATVLDAVDDVLGKVTEKTRPVAPVRRRRPQAAGSPAAKTGSPTQRPPKG, encoded by the coding sequence GTGACCGGATCGCTGTGGCAGGCCTTCACCGGGTTCGGCGCCATGGCCTTCGGTCCCTTCGGCATGTCGATGACGACGGCGTGGCTGCGCCAGCGCATCGAGCGCGAGTTTCCGCCGGTCGGCACCTTTCTGCCCGTGGGCGGGCTGGACCTGCACGTCGTCGACCTGCCGGGCAAGGACGCAAACGCACCCACGATCGTGGTCCTGCACGGCACAGCGAGTTCGCTGCGCGATCCTCTGGCGGCGCTGGGCGCCGATCTCGAGGGGCGGGCGCGTGTGATCTTCATCGACCGCCCCGGGCACGGCTACACCGCCGACGAGGCGGGAGCCTATGCCGGCCTTGCCGATCAGGCTGATCTCGTTGCGCAGTTGCTCGACGCCCTCGGCATCGAGCGCGCCGTACTACTCGGCCATTCCTTCGGTGGCTCGGTGGCGGCGGCGTTCACCGTGCAGCACGCCGACCGTGCGGCCGGGGCAGTCCTCGTCGCGCCTGCCACACACCCGTGGGACGACGGCTTCGCCTGGTCGCGCGGATTGATGGAAGCCCCGGTCGTCGGGGCTTTTCTGACCGATACGCTCGCCACGCCGCTGGCGCTGTCGATGCTGGACAGTTCCGTCGCGCAGGTGTTCGCGCCCGAGCCGGTGCCGCCTGGGCTGGTGGATGCCACCGGTGCGCCTCTCGCCGTGCGACCGGAGGCGATGCGCGCGACGAACCGCGAGGTCACCACCCTGAACGAACGGCTGGCGGCGCTCACGCCGCTTTACGCCGGCATCCGCGTTCCGGTCACGGTAATCGCCGGCGATGCCGACCACGTCGTCCCGATCGAGCAGCATGCGCGGCGCTTCGCCGCCCTGGTGCCGGAGGCACGGCTTGTCACCCTCAAGGGCGCAGGCCACATGCTCCATCACACCAATACGGCGACGGTGCTCGATGCGGTGGACGACGTGCTCGGGAAAGTGACGGAGAAGACGCGGCCCGTCGCGCCGGTGCGACGCCGCAGACCGCAGGCCGCAGGGTCGCCTGCCGCGAAGACAGGCTCACCCACGCAGCGCCCTCCGAAAGGGTGA
- the ykgO gene encoding type B 50S ribosomal protein L36 — MKIKNSLKSLLTRHRENRLVRRKGRIYIINKKAPRYKARQG; from the coding sequence ATGAAGATCAAGAACTCGCTGAAGTCCCTGCTGACGCGCCACCGCGAGAACCGCCTCGTGCGCCGCAAGGGTCGCATCTACATCATCAACAAGAAGGCCCCGCGCTACAAGGCGCGCCAGGGCTGA
- a CDS encoding MarR family winged helix-turn-helix transcriptional regulator produces MDQVDRILDQWHRERPDLDVVPMGMFGRLKRLVTHLSAHLDRVFEAQGLNAASFDVLATLRRSGPPYALSPSVLIEWTMVTSGTMTNRIDRLERAGLVSRSPDPRDGRGSVVALTDEGFTLIDALIGEHVENQHRLIEGLDKAESAELDRLLAKWLACFEPERAIEDGDETMNARHRGRPTSA; encoded by the coding sequence ATGGATCAGGTGGATCGCATTCTCGACCAATGGCATCGCGAGCGGCCAGACCTCGACGTCGTGCCTATGGGCATGTTTGGACGCCTGAAGCGGCTCGTCACGCATCTCAGCGCGCATCTCGACAGAGTGTTCGAAGCGCAGGGGCTGAACGCAGCGAGCTTCGACGTGCTCGCCACGCTGCGCCGCTCCGGGCCGCCTTATGCGCTTAGCCCGTCCGTTCTGATCGAGTGGACGATGGTTACTTCCGGCACGATGACCAACCGGATCGACCGACTGGAAAGGGCGGGGCTGGTCTCGCGCTCACCCGATCCACGCGACGGTCGGGGCAGTGTCGTGGCTCTGACGGACGAAGGTTTCACCCTGATCGATGCATTGATCGGCGAGCATGTCGAGAACCAGCATCGCCTCATAGAGGGCTTGGATAAGGCGGAAAGCGCCGAACTCGACCGGCTGCTCGCCAAATGGCTCGCTTGCTTCGAACCGGAGCGGGCCATTGAAGACGGCGACGAAACGATGAACGCACGGCACAGGGGCAGGCCGACCTCCGCCTAG
- a CDS encoding CRISPR-associated helicase/endonuclease Cas3 produces the protein MYYAHSGRDGSKADWQELRAHLLATADLASRLAAPLGLAAAAHAAGLFHDLGKYTAEFQKRLTGADVRVDHSTAGAIAMLGDLAAGADKSIAELIAYCIAGHHAGLPDRQNDSPACLERRRETKLPALDPIWKAELVTQVSDLVPSFARNYRSREALCFGLSVMGRMIFSCLVDADFKDTEAFYAALEGRVVERDWPTLDALLPAFREAFDAHMRGKASTATTLNRLRGDILAHVRGKAGEAPGLFTLTVPTGGGKTLASLGFALDHAQAHGHRRIIYAIPFTSIIDQTVEVFRDILGDDHVLAHHSAVEERTFDPMQGRDSRDKLKLAMEDWAAPVIVTTNVQLFESLFAARPSRARKLHNIAGSIIILDEAQTIPRALLRPCIRMLDELARNYGCTIVLCTATQPALDQRNLPDGLPLEGRELSPDPSGLARQLRRARIVPAGPMDNTALVDALVSARQALVIVNSRRHALELFQAAQAAGLDGLIHLTTRQCAAHRRLILDDVRSRLKGEAPCRVIATSLIEAGVDVDFPRVWRAEAGLEQIIQAAGRCNREGKLAPEDSIVTVFSAPDYPPPNEIKDLISDMGRMIDKHPDLLSLDAIADYFGEVYWRMGDRLDAKKILEKFTISRRGTDFAYRSVAEAFKMIESGLAPVIIPYDAAAEKAVSELGIEHISSGTLARKLQSFIVQVPLKARELLIRNGHVAFAHAEIRADQFAVLNNTSLYRDDVGLLWENADYILEESVII, from the coding sequence ATGTATTACGCACATTCCGGACGCGATGGCAGCAAAGCGGATTGGCAGGAATTGCGGGCTCATCTGCTCGCCACGGCCGACCTTGCCTCTCGGCTGGCCGCGCCGCTCGGCCTTGCCGCTGCGGCACACGCCGCTGGACTGTTTCACGACCTTGGAAAATACACCGCCGAATTCCAGAAGCGGCTGACGGGCGCGGATGTCCGCGTCGATCATTCCACAGCTGGCGCAATCGCCATGTTGGGGGATCTGGCTGCGGGCGCCGACAAGTCAATCGCCGAACTGATTGCCTATTGCATCGCCGGCCACCATGCGGGGCTGCCGGACAGGCAGAACGATAGTCCTGCCTGCCTGGAGCGCCGTCGTGAAACAAAGCTGCCGGCGCTGGATCCCATCTGGAAAGCAGAGCTCGTCACGCAGGTGAGCGATCTTGTGCCGAGTTTTGCGCGCAACTACCGCTCGAGGGAAGCACTGTGCTTCGGCCTGTCCGTCATGGGCCGGATGATATTCTCCTGCCTCGTGGACGCGGACTTCAAGGACACGGAAGCCTTCTACGCCGCGCTGGAAGGCCGGGTTGTGGAACGCGACTGGCCGACGCTGGATGCGCTTCTGCCCGCCTTCAGAGAGGCCTTCGACGCCCACATGCGGGGCAAGGCCAGCACCGCCACCACGCTCAACCGGCTGCGCGGCGACATTCTCGCCCATGTGCGCGGCAAGGCCGGCGAGGCACCCGGCCTCTTCACCCTCACCGTGCCCACCGGAGGCGGCAAGACACTGGCGTCGCTCGGCTTCGCCCTCGACCACGCGCAGGCCCACGGGCACCGCCGCATCATATACGCCATCCCGTTCACCTCCATCATCGACCAGACCGTGGAGGTGTTTCGCGACATTCTCGGCGACGATCATGTGCTGGCGCATCATTCGGCGGTCGAAGAGCGGACGTTCGACCCGATGCAGGGCCGCGACAGCCGGGACAAGCTGAAGCTCGCCATGGAGGATTGGGCGGCGCCGGTCATCGTCACCACCAATGTACAGTTGTTCGAAAGCCTGTTCGCGGCCCGCCCGTCCCGCGCGCGCAAGCTGCACAACATCGCGGGAAGCATCATCATCCTCGATGAGGCTCAGACCATCCCGCGCGCGCTGCTCAGGCCGTGCATCCGCATGCTGGACGAACTGGCGCGCAACTATGGTTGCACCATCGTTTTGTGCACCGCCACGCAGCCCGCCCTCGACCAGCGCAACCTGCCCGACGGCCTGCCGCTGGAGGGGCGCGAACTTTCACCGGACCCGAGTGGCCTCGCTCGGCAGCTGCGCCGGGCGCGGATCGTGCCGGCCGGACCGATGGACAATACCGCGCTGGTCGACGCACTTGTCTCGGCGAGGCAGGCTCTGGTCATCGTCAACAGCCGACGTCACGCGCTGGAGCTTTTCCAGGCGGCGCAGGCAGCCGGGCTGGATGGTCTCATTCATCTCACCACCCGCCAATGCGCCGCCCATCGCCGTCTCATACTCGACGACGTGCGGTCGCGCCTGAAGGGGGAAGCCCCCTGCCGCGTCATCGCCACCAGTCTGATCGAGGCCGGCGTGGATGTGGATTTTCCGCGCGTCTGGCGGGCTGAAGCCGGGCTGGAGCAGATCATCCAGGCCGCCGGTCGCTGCAACCGGGAAGGAAAGCTCGCCCCGGAAGACAGTATCGTTACCGTATTCTCAGCACCCGACTACCCGCCGCCGAACGAAATAAAAGACCTGATCAGCGACATGGGGCGTATGATAGACAAGCATCCGGACCTGCTCTCGCTGGATGCCATCGCCGACTATTTCGGCGAGGTCTATTGGCGCATGGGCGATCGTCTGGATGCGAAGAAGATATTAGAGAAGTTCACGATAAGCCGCCGCGGAACGGACTTCGCCTATCGCTCCGTGGCCGAGGCCTTCAAGATGATCGAGAGCGGTCTAGCGCCGGTGATCATCCCCTATGACGCGGCCGCTGAAAAAGCCGTGAGCGAACTGGGGATAGAACATATTTCCTCTGGAACGCTCGCGCGCAAATTGCAATCCTTCATCGTGCAAGTTCCGCTCAAGGCGCGTGAGCTGCTGATTCGGAATGGGCATGTTGCTTTCGCACATGCGGAAATTCGTGCCGATCAGTTCGCTGTACTAAATAACACCAGTCTATACCGGGACGATGTCGGGCTTTTGTGGGAAAATGCGGATTATATTTTGGAAGAAAGCGTGATTATCTGA
- a CDS encoding tetratricopeptide repeat protein, whose amino-acid sequence MNCRAAILALALLLPAGGVATAASGHGDAPMQDDAQERSPQADDPAGSGPNQALSELPSGVTLDQTPDASTAVAQGPDTAKSLDSLFARLAKAKDADSAAVVARQIETRWLNSGSPTVDLLMRRATLALAANDLPLARDLADAVVRLKPSYAEGWSMRATIEYQMDDYGPALADLRRTLALEPRHWQAMAGLGMILVDLDRKKAALEAFDAALAIHPYLEEALKGRDELATAVEGQEL is encoded by the coding sequence ATGAACTGCCGCGCTGCCATTCTCGCACTTGCCTTGCTTCTGCCCGCCGGCGGTGTTGCGACCGCCGCGAGCGGTCATGGCGACGCGCCGATGCAGGACGACGCCCAGGAGCGCTCGCCTCAGGCGGATGATCCCGCCGGCTCCGGCCCGAACCAGGCCTTGAGTGAATTGCCGTCGGGTGTGACCCTGGACCAGACACCGGACGCATCCACCGCCGTCGCCCAGGGACCCGACACGGCGAAGAGCCTCGATTCGCTGTTTGCGCGGCTCGCCAAGGCGAAGGACGCCGACAGCGCGGCCGTGGTCGCGCGCCAGATCGAAACCCGCTGGCTCAATTCCGGCAGTCCCACCGTCGACCTCCTGATGCGCCGGGCGACGCTGGCGCTCGCCGCCAACGACCTGCCGCTCGCGCGCGACCTCGCCGATGCCGTCGTCCGGCTGAAGCCGTCTTATGCCGAAGGATGGTCGATGCGGGCGACGATCGAGTACCAGATGGACGACTACGGCCCGGCGCTGGCCGATCTCAGGCGCACGCTGGCCCTGGAGCCGCGCCATTGGCAGGCAATGGCCGGCCTCGGCATGATTCTGGTCGATCTCGACCGCAAGAAAGCGGCGCTGGAGGCGTTCGACGCCGCCCTCGCCATCCATCCCTATCTGGAAGAAGCCCTGAAGGGCCGCGACGAACTCGCGACAGCGGTTGAGGGGCAAGAGCTCTGA
- a CDS encoding DUF1036 domain-containing protein has protein sequence MNRDRNVRQPSNEMPSESERPRLSRYFSKLRWRRNGHPGRALLPALLSCAVLGLGLAAQTTPARADLRLCNKTSGGIGVAIGYKTPKTWITEGWWNIDAGACSLVIEGPLNARYYYVYAVDNANGGEWGGQAFMCTREKEFTIEGIGDCVRRGFERTGFFEIDTGEQRNWTIQLTDKPGTAGAGEQKR, from the coding sequence ATGAACCGTGACCGAAACGTCCGCCAACCGAGTAACGAGATGCCGTCGGAAAGCGAACGCCCCCGCCTGTCGCGTTACTTTTCCAAACTGCGGTGGAGACGGAACGGGCACCCGGGACGGGCGCTGCTGCCCGCTTTGCTGTCGTGCGCCGTGCTGGGGCTTGGCCTTGCCGCGCAGACGACGCCGGCGCGGGCCGATCTTCGCCTCTGCAACAAGACCTCGGGCGGCATCGGTGTGGCCATCGGCTACAAGACGCCGAAGACGTGGATCACCGAAGGCTGGTGGAATATCGACGCGGGGGCGTGCAGTCTCGTGATCGAAGGCCCCCTCAATGCCCGCTATTATTACGTTTATGCCGTTGATAATGCCAACGGCGGCGAGTGGGGCGGCCAGGCCTTCATGTGCACGAGAGAAAAGGAATTTACGATCGAGGGCATCGGAGATTGCGTGCGCCGCGGCTTCGAGCGGACGGGCTTCTTCGAGATCGACACCGGCGAGCAGCGCAACTGGACCATCCAGTTGACAGATAAGCCGGGCACTGCGGGGGCTGGAGAGCAAAAGCGATGA
- a CDS encoding SapC family protein, producing MTNPTPSLPLFYRRPLLLRSQDHGRYGLRPGENFGFAAGAAAIPAVVGEFAIASCHYPIVFASDEGAMPMVVTGIETGRNLYVDENGQWSAGQYVPGYVRRYPFIGISAEANAPNMLGIDLDSDRLSTDAAKDGAEPFFDGEGAPTERAKAAITFCDAYAFEHERSRAFAQALLKHNLLAEKSAEVKYPDSGKAVVTGFRVVDEAVFRALPADVLFELHGKGWTDLIVLHLASQRCWVSLMERSAQARAAAAA from the coding sequence GTGACGAATCCGACGCCGTCGCTTCCATTGTTCTATCGCAGGCCGTTGCTACTGCGCTCGCAGGACCACGGCCGATACGGTCTTCGGCCCGGCGAGAATTTTGGTTTCGCGGCTGGCGCGGCGGCCATTCCGGCCGTGGTCGGCGAGTTCGCGATCGCGAGCTGCCACTATCCCATCGTTTTCGCCAGCGACGAGGGGGCGATGCCGATGGTGGTGACCGGCATCGAGACCGGCCGCAATCTCTATGTCGACGAGAACGGGCAGTGGAGCGCGGGCCAGTACGTGCCCGGCTACGTTCGGCGCTATCCCTTCATCGGCATTTCTGCGGAAGCCAATGCGCCGAACATGCTCGGCATCGACCTCGACAGCGACAGGTTGAGCACCGATGCGGCGAAGGACGGGGCGGAGCCGTTCTTCGACGGCGAGGGTGCCCCGACCGAGCGGGCGAAGGCGGCCATCACCTTCTGCGATGCCTACGCCTTCGAGCACGAGCGCAGCAGGGCGTTCGCCCAGGCCCTTCTGAAGCACAACCTGCTGGCGGAGAAGAGCGCCGAGGTGAAGTATCCAGATTCCGGCAAAGCCGTGGTCACGGGCTTCCGCGTCGTCGACGAAGCGGTGTTCCGCGCGCTCCCGGCCGACGTGCTGTTCGAACTGCACGGCAAGGGCTGGACCGATCTCATCGTGCTGCACCTCGCTTCTCAGCGCTGCTGGGTGTCGCTGATGGAAAGGTCCGCGCAGGCCCGCGCCGCCGCGGCGGCCTGA
- a CDS encoding Maf family nucleotide pyrophosphatase, which translates to MTPHAPLVLASGSPRRLALLEQIGVVPEHLFPAELDESPEQGETPVALAVRLARRKAEVARERFRAEERTAAYVLGADTVVATGRRVLPKAETSEEAHACLTRLSGRTHRVVTAICLITPGGKVREKRVETRVKFKRLSRAEIAAYIASGEWKGKAGGYAIQGLAAAFVIEIIGSHYGVVGLPIYETATLLAGEGYPVVESWGGDAPGAEDAA; encoded by the coding sequence ATGACGCCACACGCCCCGCTCGTCCTCGCCTCAGGCTCCCCGCGCCGGCTGGCGCTGCTGGAACAGATCGGCGTCGTGCCCGAACACCTGTTTCCGGCGGAGCTCGATGAGAGCCCGGAACAAGGCGAGACGCCTGTGGCGCTGGCCGTGCGGCTCGCCCGCCGCAAGGCCGAGGTGGCGCGCGAGCGCTTCCGCGCCGAGGAACGCACCGCCGCTTACGTCCTCGGCGCCGACACCGTGGTGGCGACCGGCCGCCGGGTGCTGCCGAAGGCCGAGACCAGCGAGGAAGCCCATGCCTGCCTGACCCGGCTTTCCGGGCGCACGCACCGCGTCGTCACCGCCATCTGCCTCATCACGCCCGGCGGCAAGGTGCGCGAAAAGCGCGTCGAGACCCGCGTGAAATTCAAGCGGCTCTCCAGAGCGGAGATCGCCGCCTACATCGCCTCCGGCGAATGGAAGGGCAAGGCCGGCGGCTACGCGATACAGGGCCTCGCCGCCGCCTTCGTGATCGAGATCATCGGTTCGCACTATGGCGTCGTCGGGCTGCCGATCTACGAGACCGCGACCTTGCTGGCGGGCGAGGGTTATCCCGTCGTCGAATCCTGGGGCGGCGACGCCCCCGGGGCGGAGGATGCAGCGTGA
- a CDS encoding EamA family transporter → MKQVMMSWQFWAVLSACFAALTAIFAKIGIENVGSDFATFIRTVVILLVLAAILTATDEWQGLGTISPRTGIFLVLSGLATGASWICYFRALKIGDAARVAPIDKMSVVLVAIFGVAFLGEKLSLPNWLGVGLIACGAVLVAYRG, encoded by the coding sequence ATGAAACAGGTGATGATGTCCTGGCAGTTCTGGGCTGTCCTGTCCGCCTGCTTCGCCGCCCTAACGGCCATCTTCGCCAAGATCGGCATCGAGAATGTCGGTTCCGACTTCGCGACCTTCATCCGAACCGTCGTCATCCTGCTCGTGCTCGCGGCGATCCTGACGGCGACGGACGAGTGGCAGGGTCTCGGCACGATTTCACCGCGCACCGGCATCTTCCTCGTGCTGTCGGGCCTCGCGACCGGCGCATCGTGGATCTGCTATTTCCGGGCGCTGAAGATCGGCGATGCCGCCCGCGTCGCCCCGATCGACAAGATGAGCGTCGTCCTCGTGGCCATCTTCGGCGTCGCCTTTCTGGGCGAGAAGCTCTCGCTGCCAAACTGGCTCGGCGTCGGCCTGATCGCCTGCGGCGCCGTTCTTGTCGCCTACAGGGGATGA
- the yacG gene encoding DNA gyrase inhibitor YacG, translated as MSGADEAPENAADERKFKPCPICGKLAVKAYHPFCSKRCADVDLNRWLSGRYVIPGRAVGSEDEGDDS; from the coding sequence GTGAGCGGCGCTGACGAGGCGCCGGAGAATGCGGCGGACGAGCGAAAGTTCAAGCCCTGCCCGATCTGCGGCAAGCTCGCCGTGAAGGCCTACCACCCGTTCTGCTCGAAGCGCTGCGCCGACGTCGACCTCAATCGGTGGCTTTCGGGCCGCTACGTGATTCCCGGCCGGGCGGTCGGCAGCGAGGACGAAGGCGACGATTCTTGA
- a CDS encoding DMT family transporter — MTTLDPATPATEGPNQAQNRFVVACVALFAGAIAMGVSPVFVRFAAVDPFVSAFWRVTMALPLLWIWARIENSGRGRGRRAAPLMRRFSPLVVLAGVLFAGDLVFWHLSIHHTTIANATLLATLSPVWVVLGSRFLIRETVARGTVAGLALCIAGAALLVGAGFQVHPGRLVGDLYGVVTSLFFGSYVLVVRVLRKSMGAGEMMFLSSVVTAAVLLVVALAGGGPMWPPTLAGVVSLVSIAVFSHVGGQGLTAFALGHLPAAFSSLVIFVEALAAAITGYFVFGEDMTPLQMAGAATLILGIWVARPRRAAAAG; from the coding sequence ATGACCACCCTCGACCCCGCTACCCCCGCCACGGAGGGGCCGAACCAGGCACAGAACAGGTTCGTGGTCGCCTGCGTCGCGCTGTTCGCCGGGGCCATCGCCATGGGCGTGTCGCCGGTGTTCGTGCGGTTCGCGGCGGTCGATCCCTTCGTCAGCGCGTTCTGGCGCGTCACGATGGCGCTGCCGCTGCTTTGGATCTGGGCGCGCATCGAGAATAGCGGCCGCGGCCGCGGCCGCCGCGCCGCGCCGCTGATGCGCCGTTTCAGCCCGCTGGTGGTGCTGGCCGGCGTGCTGTTCGCCGGCGACCTCGTCTTCTGGCATCTCTCCATCCACCACACCACGATCGCCAACGCGACCCTGCTTGCGACGCTGTCGCCGGTGTGGGTGGTGCTCGGCTCCCGCTTCCTGATCCGCGAGACGGTGGCACGCGGCACCGTCGCGGGGCTCGCGCTCTGCATCGCCGGCGCGGCGCTTCTGGTCGGAGCCGGCTTCCAGGTCCATCCCGGCCGCCTGGTCGGTGATCTCTACGGCGTCGTGACCTCGCTGTTCTTCGGCAGCTACGTGCTGGTCGTGCGCGTGCTGCGCAAGTCGATGGGGGCGGGGGAGATGATGTTCCTGTCCTCTGTCGTCACGGCGGCGGTGCTTCTCGTCGTCGCGCTCGCCGGCGGCGGGCCGATGTGGCCGCCGACCCTCGCCGGCGTCGTCTCGCTGGTCTCCATCGCCGTGTTCAGCCATGTCGGGGGCCAGGGCCTGACGGCGTTCGCGCTCGGGCATCTGCCGGCGGCGTTCTCCTCGCTTGTGATTTTCGTGGAGGCGCTTGCGGCCGCGATCACCGGCTATTTCGTGTTCGGCGAGGACATGACGCCGCTGCAGATGGCCGGCGCCGCGACGCTGATCCTCGGCATCTGGGTCGCCCGGCCGCGCCGCGCCGCCGCCGCGGGCTAA
- a CDS encoding EamA family transporter: protein MELAMARMSDIILTASAPVIWGSTYIVTTQLLPPGFPLMVGTLRALPAGLILLVAVRRLPPRDLLGRIFILGALNFTLFWAALFVSAYRLPGGVAATLGATQPLIVLLLSRPALGLRIEPAGLGAALAGIAGVGLLILAPNAELDPIGAAAALIGALSMGAGTVLTRKWQMPASPLTVTAWQLTAGGLLLLPIALVMEPGFPVPTATNLAGFLWLGLIGAALTYFFWFRGIARLGPAAVTSFGFLSPLTAVLLGWLLLGQALGPVQMIGAATVLVSVWLGQRSGLRAISSAPTR, encoded by the coding sequence ATGGAGCTAGCCATGGCACGAATGAGCGACATCATCCTGACCGCAAGCGCGCCGGTGATCTGGGGCAGCACCTATATCGTCACCACCCAGTTGCTGCCCCCCGGCTTTCCGCTGATGGTCGGCACGTTGCGCGCTCTGCCGGCCGGCCTGATTCTCCTCGTCGCCGTCCGCCGCCTGCCGCCAAGAGACCTGCTCGGCCGCATCTTCATCCTCGGCGCGCTCAATTTCACCCTGTTCTGGGCGGCGCTGTTCGTGTCGGCCTACAGATTGCCAGGTGGCGTGGCGGCAACTCTCGGCGCCACCCAGCCGCTGATCGTGCTGCTGCTCTCAAGGCCCGCTCTTGGACTGCGCATCGAGCCGGCCGGTCTGGGCGCAGCGCTTGCCGGGATCGCCGGCGTCGGCCTGTTGATCCTGGCGCCGAACGCCGAACTCGATCCGATAGGGGCCGCCGCGGCCCTCATCGGCGCTCTATCAATGGGCGCGGGAACTGTCCTGACGCGCAAATGGCAGATGCCGGCTTCGCCGCTGACGGTCACCGCCTGGCAATTGACGGCGGGCGGCCTTCTCTTGTTACCCATCGCCCTTGTCATGGAGCCCGGCTTTCCCGTGCCGACCGCGACCAATCTCGCCGGCTTCCTGTGGCTCGGCCTGATCGGGGCCGCCCTGACATATTTCTTCTGGTTTCGCGGCATCGCCCGGCTTGGCCCGGCAGCGGTCACATCCTTCGGATTCCTGAGCCCCTTGACGGCGGTTCTCCTCGGGTGGCTGCTGCTCGGACAAGCTCTGGGCCCAGTCCAGATGATTGGGGCGGCGACTGTGCTCGTCAGTGTCTGGCTCGGCCAACGGTCAGGGCTGCGTGCGATTTCATCGGCGCCCACGCGTTGA
- the pyk gene encoding pyruvate kinase produces the protein MRRNRRVKILATLGPASSERETILALFRAGADAFRINMSHSSHEVLNRLVGLIRSVEAECGRPISILADLQGPKLRVGTFADDAVQLPVGATFTLDSDPTPGNIDRVHLPHPEILQALEPGHRLLVDDGKIRLVTLHCDGRTAVTRVEVGGRISNRKGVSVPDSTIPIGALTDKDRRDLDAALAAEVDWIALSFVQRPDDIAEVRKVARGRAGILSKIEKPQAIERLDEIIEMSDALMVARGDLGVEMPLEAVPGLQKRITRACRRAGRPVVVATQMLESMISSPVPTRAEVSDVATAVYEGADAIMLSAESAAGAFPIDAVATMSKIAEQAERDPYYAGILNAQRPEPQATGADAISAAARQIAETLNLAAIVCYTASGATALRAARERPEVPLVALSPIPSTARRLALVYGLHTVVSEDAVDQDDMVEKACKFAIQDGFAAAGQRIIIMAGVPFGTRGATNLLRLAFADDVTAR, from the coding sequence ATGAGACGTAATCGACGGGTCAAGATCCTCGCCACACTCGGTCCGGCATCGTCGGAGCGGGAGACCATCCTGGCGCTGTTCAGGGCTGGCGCCGATGCCTTCCGCATCAACATGAGCCATTCGAGCCACGAGGTGCTGAACCGTCTCGTCGGCCTGATCCGCAGCGTCGAAGCCGAATGCGGCCGTCCGATCTCGATCCTCGCGGATCTTCAGGGTCCGAAGCTGCGCGTCGGCACATTTGCGGACGACGCCGTCCAGCTTCCGGTCGGGGCGACGTTCACGCTCGATTCCGATCCGACACCGGGCAATATCGACCGTGTGCACCTGCCGCATCCCGAGATTCTCCAGGCGCTTGAGCCGGGGCACCGCCTGCTGGTCGACGACGGCAAGATCCGCCTCGTCACCCTGCATTGCGACGGCCGCACCGCCGTGACGCGGGTCGAGGTTGGCGGGCGGATTTCGAACCGGAAGGGTGTCAGCGTTCCCGACTCCACCATTCCGATCGGTGCCCTGACCGACAAAGACCGCCGCGACCTCGACGCGGCTTTGGCGGCCGAGGTCGACTGGATCGCCCTCTCGTTCGTGCAGCGCCCGGACGACATCGCCGAAGTCCGCAAGGTCGCGCGGGGCCGGGCGGGCATCCTGTCCAAGATCGAGAAGCCCCAGGCGATCGAGCGGCTCGACGAGATCATCGAGATGTCGGACGCGCTGATGGTGGCGCGCGGCGATCTCGGTGTCGAGATGCCGCTGGAGGCCGTTCCGGGCCTGCAGAAGCGCATCACGCGCGCCTGCCGCAGGGCCGGCCGGCCGGTGGTGGTCGCGACCCAGATGCTGGAATCGATGATCTCCTCGCCGGTGCCGACCCGCGCCGAGGTCTCCGACGTGGCGACCGCGGTCTACGAGGGCGCGGATGCCATCATGCTGTCCGCGGAATCCGCTGCCGGTGCCTTCCCGATCGATGCCGTGGCCACCATGAGCAAGATCGCCGAGCAGGCCGAGCGCGATCCCTATTATGCGGGCATCCTGAACGCCCAGCGTCCTGAGCCGCAGGCAACGGGCGCCGACGCGATTTCCGCGGCGGCCCGCCAGATCGCGGAAACGCTGAACCTGGCCGCCATCGTCTGCTACACGGCTTCCGGCGCCACGGCGCTGCGTGCCGCTCGCGAGCGGCCGGAGGTGCCCCTCGTCGCCTTGAGCCCGATCCCGTCGACCGCGCGTCGGCTCGCCCTCGTCTACGGCCTTCACACGGTCGTCAGCGAGGATGCGGTGGACCAGGACGATATGGTGGAGAAGGCTTGCAAGTTCGCGATCCAGGACGGGTTCGCTGCGGCCGGCCAGCGCATCATCATCATGGCTGGCGTACCGTTCGGAACCCGTGGCGCCACCAATCTGCTGCGCCTCGCCTTCGCCGACGACGTGACCGCCCGATAG